In a genomic window of Thermoproteus tenax Kra 1:
- the csa3 gene encoding CRISPR-associated CARF protein Csa3 — protein MRMGITVGFEHRFAVRALAKLGPADEYIFLYAYTGRDEDSRSESTVRELIAAFGRGAGFRVDLTKPSEALEQIYGLGLERVVLAGGPRLLVLLALLASLLRRSEVYVLPEYSAEPLDLTPLTALCDLCRLSPAKLGIVASVSGRVGIDDVAQLVGRDSTTVARYLKDLSEAGIVKSLGGRRREYFVDPLLTTVARLMQNRAGSL, from the coding sequence ATGAGGATGGGCATCACGGTGGGGTTTGAGCACAGGTTCGCGGTGCGGGCTCTCGCCAAGCTGGGGCCGGCCGATGAGTACATCTTTCTCTACGCCTACACCGGCAGAGATGAGGACTCGAGGTCGGAGAGCACCGTGAGGGAGCTGATAGCCGCGTTCGGGAGGGGGGCGGGATTCAGGGTGGATCTGACCAAGCCCAGCGAGGCGTTGGAGCAGATCTACGGCCTGGGGCTGGAGAGGGTCGTGTTGGCGGGCGGTCCTAGGTTGCTGGTGCTCCTCGCTCTATTGGCCTCCCTCCTCCGGAGATCCGAGGTATATGTCCTCCCGGAGTACTCCGCGGAGCCCCTGGATTTGACCCCCCTCACCGCGTTATGCGACCTCTGCAGGCTCAGCCCGGCGAAGCTGGGCATAGTGGCCTCAGTCAGCGGGAGGGTGGGGATAGACGACGTGGCGCAGTTGGTGGGCCGGGACTCGACGACTGTGGCGAGGTACCTCAAGGACCTAAGCGAGGCGGGGATTGTGAAGTCCCTCGGCGGCAGGAGGAGGGAGTACTTCGTCGACCCGCTCCTCACCACAGTTGCTCGTCTTATGCAAAACAGAGCTGGATCTTTGTAG
- the csa5 gene encoding type I-A CRISPR-associated protein Csa5, whose amino-acid sequence MESVQLKKEELVERAARSVRPAVHLEMAYDVLDELSRSPEKYPEQLAKLSRIVVKVLNDVEDELEHNPQNEELQKARNRLAAWGGYVAELAKRLEEADDRERIRMVRLFCAMALAPDKLTVELKKLLKGR is encoded by the coding sequence ATGGAGTCTGTACAACTCAAGAAGGAAGAGCTAGTGGAGCGGGCCGCCCGCTCCGTAAGGCCGGCCGTACATCTGGAGATGGCCTACGATGTGTTGGACGAGCTCTCCAGATCCCCTGAGAAGTACCCGGAGCAGTTGGCAAAGCTCTCGAGGATCGTTGTGAAGGTGCTGAACGACGTAGAGGATGAGCTCGAACACAATCCCCAGAACGAGGAATTACAGAAGGCCAGGAATAGGCTGGCGGCTTGGGGCGGATACGTGGCCGAGCTCGCCAAGCGCCTTGAGGAGGCGGATGACAGAGAGAGGATCCGGATGGTGAGGCTCTTCTGCGCCATGGCCCTAGCTCCCGACAAACTGACTGTAGAGCTGAAGAAGCTGCTTAAGGGGCGATGA